The genome window CGCACAGCTCCGGTGAAGGCACCCTTCTCGTGGCCGAACAGCTCGGATTCGATGATTTCGGCCGGCAGCCCGCCGCAATTCAACGCCACGAACGGTCCGTTGCGGCGATGTCCCTCTTCGTGCAGGGCCCGCGCCACCACCTCCTTGCCCGAACCGGTCTCGCCCTGGATCAACACATCGGCGTCGGTATCGGCCAGTGCCGCAATCAGGCTGCGCAGCCGCTCCATCGCGGGTGACCGTCCGACCAGCCGTCCTTCCAGGCTCTTGCGGTCCGCAAGCTGTTCGCGCAGGATCCGGTTTTCTAGAACCAGCCGCCGTTTTTCCAGAGCCCGCTCGATCACATTTGCAAGCCGGCTTACCGGAAACGGTTTTTCGATGAAATCATAAGCGCCGGCGCGCATCGCCTGTACCGCAAGCGGCACATCCCCGTGACCAGTGATCAGGATCACGGGGAGCGCGGCATCGATGTCGAGCACCTGTCGCATCAGTTCCAGACCGTCGGTGTGCGGCATGCGGATGTCTGTTACCAGCACACCGTAGAGATCGCGGCCAAGATGCTTGAGCACACCCTGGGCGCCTGCGAAAGGCATCACGCTGTGGCCGGCGAGCTCAAGCCCCTCGCCGAGCGCTTCGCGCAGGTCCGGTTCGTCGTCAACCAGAAGCACCGTCGCCTTGTCCATGCCCGCCCGTTCTTTCCTCACGCCTACTGCGCAGCATCCCGGACCTGGTCGGCGCGCGGCAGACGCACGATGAAGAGCGCCCCGCCGCGCGCGCCAGCCCCCACGCTGAGGGTACCGGAGAAATCGTGGACGATCTTGTAGGCGATCGAAAGACCCAGTCCCAGTCCCTTTCCGATGTCCTTGGTGGTGAAGAAGGGATCGAACACCCGCGACAGCAACTCCGGCGCGACGCCTGGACCATTGTCCTCCACCTCGATAACGGCACACCCGTCCTGCGCACGGGTGGACAACCACACCGCACCGCCGTCACGCTCCCCCACCGCATCGATCGCGTTTGCCAGCAGGTTCAGGATCACCTGCTCAAGGCGCACATGACCGGCCATTGCCTCCAGTGGTCCGTCGGCGTGACGAACCGAGAGGGTCGCACCCGACTGTTTCAACCGTGGCGACAGCAGCATCACGGCCTCGTCGATCGCCGGCTTCAACGGCGTCGAACGAAACTCCGTGCCGGCGCGGCGGCTGAACCCCTTCAGCACCCGCGAGATCTCCGCCATGCGTTCGACCATGGCGATGATGCGGTCGAGGCCGGCGAGGGTGCGCTCCGGATTGCCCCGCTCGAGGAACTGTCGAGCGTTTTCGGCATTGGAGCGGATCGCGGCAAGCGGCTGGTTGAACTCATGCGAAAGCGCCGCCGACATCTGTCCAAGGGTCGCCATTTTCGCCGCCTGCACCAGATCGGCCTGCATGTTGCGCAACTCCGCCTCCGCGGCCTCACGCTCACGCACTTCCTCGGCCAGCCGACGGTTCGCGGCCGACAGTTCCTTGGTGCGGGAGCGCACACGGCGCTCAAGCCGCAAGGCCGCCAGCCGGTCCTCGCGCATGCGGCGCATCGCCAACTGGCGACGCTCGATCGCAACCCAGCCGATGCCGGACAGCAGCAGGCAGACAAGAACGGCAATCGCGGTGGCCTTCATAGCCTGGGAACGGGCGTCGGTCGCATTCGAAAAGGCAACGATGCGCCAGTCGAGCACGGGAAGACGCCTGGCCATCATGACATGCGGCTCTTGCACCGACCCGTCACGAAGCCCGACCCGCACCGCCTCTTCACCGGAGGCCGCCTCCAGTGTCGCTCTCGCGCCGCTCGACAAGCGGCCGGCGGAGGCAAGAACCTGCGAGAACGTCTTGCCCCGCCAGTCTGCACGATTGGTGGCAACGATCCGTCCACCGGCATCGATTGCCACCAGCGGCCCCTTGCTCAAGGCCCACGCCTGCTCCACCTCCGCAAGCCCGACCCGCACCATGACCGCGCCAGCGACCGAAACCCCGTTTCGCACGCCGGAGGCAAAGAGATAGCTGCCCGGCGCGCCGTCAAAGGCGCCCGGCCGATAGGCGCGTCCGAGCCGTCCCTGAAACGCATCGGTCAACGGAATGGAGGCGAACCATTGCGCGGCAGGGGCACGATACCGCGGCTCCATGTAACTCGACGCGATCAGATTGCCGGTATCGTCGAGAAAGGCGACTTCCTGCGCGCCGGACATGCCGGCGACGACGGCGGCGACGCGCTCCCCCTGCGCGCGGTCGCGCGTGCCGATCAGCGACTGGATATCCGGCCGCAGCGCAAGCAGCGGCGGCAACAGACGGAACTTGTCGAGGTGGCGCTCCAGGGTCGCGGTCTGAACGGACAGAAGCGCCTGGGTACGCGTCTCCACCTCGGCAATGAACAGCCGCGTGCCCGCCGTCCACGTCATCCAGCCGATGCCGAGCGTGATCGCGGCCGCCGCAACCACCATTCCCGGATACAGCGCGCCGCGCCATGCCTTGCGTGTGAAGAACCTCATCGACGGAGTTTAGGCAGACGTTGCGGAAGGAACAAACCCTTCCGTAACGTCATTCACGCCGATCCGCACGGATCATGTCGGCCGCCCTTTCGGCAATCACCATGGTCGGTGCCGCCGTGTTGCCGGAGGTGATCGCCGGCATCACCGACGCATCGGCAACGCGCAAGCCGCCGAGACCGCGCAGCCGCAGCCGTTCGTCGACGACGGACCCCTCGTCCGCGCCCATCCGGCAGGTGCCGACGGGATGAAAGATGGTGGTGCCGATATCGCCGGCGGCACGCGCCAGGTCTTCGTCGCTGTTCACCGCCGATCCGGGAAGGTGCTCCACCGGCGAATAGCGCTCCAGCGCCTGGGCCTGCATGATCCTGCGGGTCAGCCGGATGCTGTCGGCCGCGACCTTGCGATCGCCCTCCGTCGCCAGGTAGTTCGGCCGGATTTCCGGCTGCGCGCGCGGGTCGGCCGACGTGATATGGACATGCCCGCGGCTTTCCGGGCGCAAATTGCACACGCTTGCGGTGATCGCCGGGAAGGGATGAAGCGGCTCGCCGAAACGATCGAGCGACAAGGGCTGCACATGATACTCGATATTGGGGGTCTCGAACGCCGGGTCCGACCGGGCAAAGACGCCGAGCTGGCTCGGCGCCATCGACATCGGACCGGAGCGCTTCAGCGCATATTCGGCCGCGATTTTCGCCTTGCCGAACCAGGTGGAAGCAAGCTGGTTGAGCGTCGTGGCGTTTTTGACCTTGAAGATCGTGCGGATCTGCAGATGATCCTGGAGATTGGCGCCGACGGCGGGGCGGGCGCACAGGGGAGCAATGCCGTGGCGGGAGAGAACCGCCGGGTCGCCGATCCCGGACAGCTCAAGCAGTTGCGGCGACCCGATGGCGCCGGCGGAAAGCACAACCTCGCCATCGACCCGCGCCCGGGCAGGCTCCCCGTCGACGGCAAGCATCACGCCCGTGACGCGGCCCTCGGATACTTCGAGCCGCGACACCTGCGCCTTGCTGAGGACCCGCAAGTTGGGCCGTGAGGCAGCCGGGCGCAGGAATCCCTTGGCCGCCGTCCAGCGCACGCCGCTGCGCTGCGTCACCTGGAAATAGGACGAGCCGAAATTGTCGCCGCCGTTGAAATCCTCGACCTTCGGGATACCGACCTCCGCGCAGGCATCCTGCACGGCATCGAGAATTTCCCATGACAGCCGCTGCTGTTCGACCCGGGTTTCGCCGCCCTGGCCGTGCATCTCGTCGGACCGCTCGTAATGGTCCTCGCCGCGCCTGAACAGCGGCAGCAAGTCGTCCCAGCCCCAGCCGGTCAACCCCATCTGGCGCCAGCCGTCATAGTCGCGCGCCTGGCCGCGCATGTAGATCATGCCGTTGATCGACGAGCATCCGCCAAGCACCCGTCCGCGCGGATAGGACAGCGTGCGCCCGTTCAGTCCCGGATCGGGCGCGGTCTTGTAGCCCCAGTCGGTACGCGGATTGCCCATGCAATAGAGATAGCCGACGGGAATGTGGATCCAGATGTAGTCGTCCTTGCCACCCGCTTCCAAAAGCAGCACGCGCACGTCCGGATCAGCGGAAAGGCGGTTCGCCAGCACGCAGCCGGCCGACCCCGCCCCGACGATCACATAGTCCCAATGTCCAAGATCCTGCATCACGCCTCCCGCCCGACAATCGGGCTATAGGAGGCACAGCCGCGCCCGTCCGGTCAAGACCGACGAACGAAGGCGCTCCCCCCGGGGGTGGAGGACCCGCAACGCGTCATCGCCGCCCCCCGCGACCGGCACGCTACGCGCCGGCCTCCATGCGCTCGGCCTCACGCACCGCGTATTCGATCTCGTCGACCAGACCAGCCTCGAGACCAAGCCGCGCGGCCAGCATCTGCAGATAAGCCTTTTCCGCCGCGTGATCGGGATCGATGGCAAGCCGCGAGGCGGCGTAGATCTCCGCGGCCGTTTCCGGGCTGCTCGCTCCGGCCACGACCTTGTCGAGGTCGAGAGGCGCGCGCAGTTCGTCCATCAGGAAGGCCTTCGCCTCGCTGTCGAGGCCGGCCTCGTCGATCTTGTCGAAGATCCGGTCCTGCTCCGCGCGGTCGACATGGCCGTCCGCCTTGGCCGCCGAGATCATCGCGGTGAGGAGCGTGACGGCAAAGGCATTCTCGCCTCCGGGCTGTTGCGCCGGGTCGAAGGCGGTGCCGCGTGGTGCCTCGAGCGGGATCGGCTCGTCGCGCGGAGGCGGCTGGGTGCCCTGCTGGTTGGCGCGATATCCCTGATACGCCTTGTAGGCAAGGCCCGCGACCAGCGCCATGCCGCCATAGGTGACCGCCTTCTTGCCGATCTTGCGACCGCTCTTGGTGCCGAGCAGAATCCCGGCGAGACCGCCGGCAAGCGCCCCGCCGGCAAGACCGCCGGCGTTTCCGCGCACATAGTCCTGCCCGCGCGTCAGATAATCATCACGACCGGAGCCGCCTTGCTGGCCGCCGCCGCCAGCACCTGACCCAAGGAATTCATCCAGCAAGCGTTTCGCGTCGAACATATGCGCGTCTCTCCGGTCTGTCGGGTTTCGTCAAACGGGACATGGGAACGCAAGGAGGCCGCTGCAAGCGCCGGATTACATGGCTGCGGGGAATGGCAGGAGATTGTCGTCCTTCAGTGTTTCCATGGCGATGGACGAGCGCACATTGCGCACCGAATCATGCGGCAGCAGTTCCTCGTTGATAAACCCGGCAAGGGCGGCCAGATCCCGCACCACGACCTTGAGCAGATAGTCCATGTCGCCGGTCATCACATGCGCTTCCTGCACCTCCGGCAGGCCGCGCACCAGATCCTTGAAACGCCGCGCGTTCTGTCGGCTGTGCGCGTCGAGCGCGACCCCGACAAAGGCCACCACCGTGAAGCCCACCGACGCGGGGTCGATATCGGCCCGGTAGCGGCGCAACACGCCGCTCTCCTCGAGCCGCTGCCGGCGACGCGACACCTGCGACGCCGACAGGCCGATGCGCTCGCCGAGCTGCTGGTTCGTGACCGCGGCGTCATCCTGCAAGAATGCGAGAATTCTCGTATCGAACCCGTCTATTTCAATCATTTAATGCACCACGTATCACATTTACGCACATTTTGTGCATTCTGGCCGTCGACGCAAGCGCCTTTGCACACATCGTGCACGGTGGATCTGGCACACTCGGATGTGAGATTTGCAATCGCGAGCACCAACGAGGAGGACACCATGGGACCGTTTCCGCACGACGCACCCCCGGCGAAGATCACCGATGACAACCCGGCCGGAACGGACGGCTTCGAGTTCGTCGAATTCGCCCATCCCGAGCCGAAAAAGCTCGATGCGCTGTTCCGCCGGATGGGCTATGTCCCTGTCGCGAAACACAAGACCCGCAACATCACCCTCTATCGTCAGGGCGACATTACCTATGTGCTGAACGCGGAACCCGGCTCCTTCGGCATGCGCTTCGTCGATGAACACGGCCCCTGCGCCCCGTCGATGGCTTGGCGCGTCGTCGACGCGAAACACGCCTTCGACCACGCGGTGGCCAAGGGCGCGACGCCCTACGAGGGCGACGACAAGACGCTCGACGTTCCCGCCATCGTGGGTATCGGCGGGTCGCTGCTCTATTTCGTCGACACCTACGGCACCGGCGGCACGGCCTATGACGCGGATTTCGAGTGGCTGGGCGAGCGCGATCCGAAGCCCGAGGGCGTCGGTTTCTATTATCTCGACCACCTGACCCACAATGTCTTTCGCGGCAACATGGACAAGTGGTGGGACTTCTACCGCGACCTGTTCAATTTCAGCCAGATCCACTTCTTCGACATCGACGGCCGCATCACCGGCCTCGTCAGCCGCGCGATCACCTCGCCCTGCGGCAAGATCCGCATCCCGCTGAACGAGTCCAAGGACGATACCAGCCAGATCGAGGAATATCTGAAGACGTACAAGGGCGAAGGCATCCAGCACATCGCCGTCGGCACGGACGACATCTACGAATCGACCGACCGGCTGGCGGGCAACGAGCTGAAGTTCATGCCCGGCCCGCCCGACACATACTATGAGCGCTCGCACGAACGCGTGCAGGGCCACGACGAACCGATCGACCGCATGAAAACGCACGGCATCCTGATCGACGGCGAGGGCGTGGTGAACGGCGGCTCCACCAAGATCCTGCTGCAGATCTTTTCCAAGACGGTGATCGGGCCGATCTTCTTCGAGTTCATCCAGCGCAAGGGCGACGAGGGCTTCGGCGAAGGCAATTTCCGCGCCCTGTTTGAATCGATCGAGGAAGACCAGATCCGCCGCGGCGTGATCGGCGCGGACGCGGCCGAATAAGCGCGGCGGTCAAACCGGTTCGCACAAACAAAAAAAGGGCGCGGCCGAGGCCGCGCCCTTGGTGTTTCCGAAGCTTCGCAGGGCATCCCCCTCACGAGTTGGCGTGCCCGAAGGCCTTGAGCGTGTCCAGAAACGACTTTGCCCAGGCGGCCGCGTCGTTTTCCTGAATGCGGTCGAAAATTGCCTGCCAGCGGTCGCGACGCTCGTCGAGCGGCATGTTGAGCGCGGTCTGCAGCGCTCCCGCCACCCCTTCCGCCGAATAGGGATTGACGATCACCGCCTCCGGCATGCCTTCCGCCGCGCCAGCAAAACGCGACAGCACCACGACACCGGGGTCTTCCCCCCGCTGGGCCGCGACATATTCCTTGGCAACGAGGTTCATTCCGTCACGCAGCGGCGTGATCAAAGCAATCCGGCTTGCCCGGTAGATGCCGGCAAGCGCGCGCCGGGTGAAGCCGCGCGTCATGTAGCGGATCGGCGTCCAGTCGAGATCGGCGAACCGGCCGTTGATATTGCCGGTCAGTTCCTCCAGTTCGCTGCGGATATCGGCATAGGCATAGAGTTCGGAGCGGGACGGCGGCGCGACCTGCATCATGCTGACCCGCCCCCTGTTTTCGGGGTAGTCTTCCAACAGCCGCTCGAAAGCACGAAACCGTTGCGGCAACCCCTTGGAGTAGTCGATCCGGTCGACCCCGATGATCTGGTGCCGCCCGGCAAGCAGCTTCTCGATCCGGTGCGTCTGGCGGCGGGCCTCGACAGTTGTCGCCTGGCGCGCGAAGCCGGCCGCGTCGATCCCGATGGGAAAAGCGCGCGCCGCCACCTGGCGGCCGTCTGCAATCAGCGTCTCGTCCGGTCCCTCGGGGACCCCCAGCTCTTCGACGACGAAGCGGCGAAAGTTGGCGGCATCGCGCGTCGACTGAAAGCCGACGACATCATAGGCCAGCATGCGCCGGGCGAGCGTTGCCGCATTCGGCAGTGCCGCCAGCACCTCCGGGGCGGGAAAGGGGATATGCAGGAAGAAGCCGATGGGATTGTTGACCTCCATTCCCCGGAGTTCCGCACCGAATGACAGATAATGATAGTCGTGCACCCAGATGGTGTCCTCGGGCTCAATCAGGGGGCGCAGCCGCGAGGCGAAGCGCTCGTTGACCCTCCGGTATCCATCCTCGAGACGTCGGTCGAAGACCGCGAGATCGAGCCGGTAGTGCAACACCGGCCAGAGCGTCTTGTTGGCGAAGCCGACGTAGAACTCGTCATGATCGGCCTGGGTCATGTCCAGGGTCTGGAGCGAAACCTTCTTGTTGCCGCCGGTCTTGAGATTGCCGAAGGTGCCTTCCTCGGAGATCTCGCCGCTCCAGCCGAACCAGATCCCGCCGGTGGCGTTCAGCGTGTCGACGAGCGCCACCGCCAATCCGCCGGCCTGCCCCGTGTCCTTCAGCGGGCCGACACGATTGGAAACGACGACGAGGCGCGACATGTTCGTTCTCCTTGCTCGCCGCCGGTCCCGAAACGCTTTCGGCCCTGTGCGGCATCAAACCAGACTGTCCCAGCCATCCGACAGGCGCATCGCGCCGTTGATGATCCCGACCATCGAATAGGTCTGCGGGAAGTTCCCCCACATCTCGCCGGTCTGCGGCGTCGTATCCTCCGACAACAGACCAACGTGATTGCGGCAGGCAAGCATCGCCTCGTAGATCTCCCGGGCTTCTTCCTTGCGGCCGATCCGCGCCAGCGCGTCGATGTACCAGAAGGTGCAGATGTTGAAGGCATTTTCCGGCGCACCGAAGTCATCCGCCGCGTGATAGCGAAACAGGTGGTGGCCGCGCTTCAAACTGTCGCCGATGCGTTCCACCGTCGCGACGAAGCGTGGATCCTTCGCCGGCAGGAAACCGACCTCCGCGATGAGCAACAGGCTGGCGTCGAGATCGTTGCCCTCGAAGCTTTCAACGAATGCACCGACCTTTTCGTTCCAGCCGCGCTTCAGAATCGTGGCCCGGATCTGCTCTGCGCGTTCGTGCCAGTGGCGGGCGCGTTCCGCCCTGCCGAATTGCCCGGCGATCTTGGCCAGCCGGTCGCAGGCCGCCCAGCACATCAGCGAGGACGAGGTGTGGACGCGCGCGCGCGTGCGCAATTCCCACAGTCCGGCATCCGGCTGGTCGTGCATGGCAAACGCCCGTTCGCCGATGACCTCCAGCCGCTCGAAGTCGTCGATGCCCGGCTGGTGCAGCAGGCGCTTGTCGAAAAACGCCTGCGAGGCACCGAGCACGATGTTTCCGTAAACGTCGTGCTGGAAATGTTCATAGGCCTGGTTGCCAACGCGCACCGGTCCCATGCCGCGATAGCCCGGCAGGTCGACAGTGGTCTCCGTCAGCGTCTTTTCCAGCGCGATCCCGTAAAGCGGCTGCACGTGATCGCCATTGGTCATCGAGGCGATATTGTTGATGTAGCGCAGATAGTTTTCCATCGTCTCCATTTCGGAGAGCGAGTTCAGCGCCCGCACCACGAAGAAGGCATCGCGCAGCCAGCAATAGCGGTAGTCCCAGTTGCGTTCGGTATTGGCCGCCTCGGGAATCGAGGTCGTGACCGCGGCGACGATCGCGCCGGTCTCCTCGTAGGTGCACAGTTTCAAGGTGATGGCGGCGCGGATGACCGCTTCCTGATACTCCAGCGGCAGACCGAGACGGCGCGTCCAGGTGCGCCAGTAATGGGTCGTCTGCTCTTCGAACTCGCGGCACAGCAGGTCCGGATGGTTCGTCAGGCTTTCATCCGGACCGAGATAGAAGGACAGCGGCCCGTCGATCAGGAACGGCGTTTCGTCGCGCACATAAGTGACCGGCGCATTCGTCGTCAGCCGCAGGGTCAGGCCGTTGGCGACAAAGCGCACATGGTTGGATCCGAAGGTGACCTCAGGTTCCCGCGAGCCATAGGCAAAGCGTGGGCGGCACCGCACACGGATCCGGGGATGACCGGCAATGACCCGCACCCGGCGCACCAGCGCATTGGGCCGGAACATGCGTCCCTTGGCGTGGAACCGTGGCGCGAAATCGGTGATCTCGATGGCGTTTCCGGAGGAATCAAACAACCGCGTCACGACGACCGCGGTGTTTTCAACGTAAGCCTGCTCGCTGCGCACGACGCCTTCAAGCTCGATGGCAAAGGCGCCGTCGCCCTCCTCTCCCCGTGTTCCAAGCAGGGAATGAAACACCGGATCGCCGTCGAAACGTGGCAGGCAGCACCACACCACGCGGGCCATCCGGTCGATCAGCCCGGCGAAGGAGCAATTGCCGACAATCGCAAGGTCGAGGGATTGCGGAGGAGTTGGAATCATTCACGGTTCCTTTTGGGGTGCGCGTGGGAAGGGACGCCGCCGGCCAGCCATCGGTGAACACCCTCGACGTCGGCGATCCGAAAGCGGGCAAGGCTTTCGGCATCGCCAACCTTGATCCCGAAGCCGCCAATGGCCTCGGTAATGCGGATGCCGTCCTCGTCGGTGGTATCGTCGCCCACGAAGACGGGCGTGCGCCCGGCAAATGGAGCCCGCTCCATGAAGGTGGTCACCGCCCACCCCTTGTCGCGATAGGCGGGCTTTGCCTCCACGACCATCTTGCCATGCACGAGATGAAGGTCGGGGAGCTCGGAAATCGCGTCCTGCATCACTTCCAGCACCGCCTGTTCGCAATCGGGTGCGATCCGGTAGTGCACCGCAAGAGCAGCCCCCTTGTCCTCGATCGACACGCCCCGCCCGATCAGCCCGCTGCCGGACAGTGCGGCCTTCAGGATCGCAAGCTCCGGCCCGACCGGCGCGCCTTCGATCTCGTCTTCGGAATGAAACCGGGTCTGAAGACCGTGCAAGCCGGCGGCGGGCAGCGTCAGGGGATCAAGAAATCCGTCGATCTCGCGAATCGGCCGGCCGCTGACGATTGCAACGGCTCCGCCGAGTTGCGTCATCAGGCCGGCGAGCGTGTCGACAAGTCCATTGGCGGTCCTCACCCCGTCCGGGGTCGGAGCTATATCCACCAGGGTTCCGTCGAAGTCGAGGAACAGGGCGAAATCATCGGAGACGGGCGGTGGCATGTTCATCATGCCAAGCCTACGCAAACTCATGCGGGATGAGAAGCGGGCGGAAGAGCATTTTCGCAGGTGCACAATTTTCCGCCATGCCCCGGGCGGGATGTCATCATGCCCTTGCGGATTGAAGCAGAACCGCAGTGCCGAGACCACCCGCGCTGGCAATCGCTGCGAGCCCGAGGCGTCCCTCGTCCTCCCTGCACAACTCGTGAAACAATCGCACGGCGAGAATCGCGCCCGAGGCGCCGATCGGGTGTCCGCGAGCCAGTGCCCCGCCGCTCCGGTTCACCGCAAGCGGATCAAGACCGAGCCCCTCGACACAGGCGATTGCCTGCGCGGCGTAGGCTTCCATCACTTCCGATACGCAAAGGGCATTCAAGGCAATCCCGCTGCGGGCGGCAAGCTTTCGACCCGCGACAACCGGTGCAAGACCGGGAAGACCGGGATCGCATCCAGCCGACGCCGCGGCGACGAAGCGGCAGACGCGCTCCCTTTCGAGATCGCGCAGCAGGCGGGCGGACACAAGGCAGACGAAGGCCGCTGCGTCGGCGGAGACCGCAGCTGTCGCGGCACGGATCGGGACGCCGCTTTTTGTTGCAAGAACGCGCGACCGGCGGCAGGTCGCCGGCGTCAGCCGG of Stappia sp. ES.058 contains these proteins:
- a CDS encoding ATP-binding protein, with protein sequence MRFFTRKAWRGALYPGMVVAAAAITLGIGWMTWTAGTRLFIAEVETRTQALLSVQTATLERHLDKFRLLPPLLALRPDIQSLIGTRDRAQGERVAAVVAGMSGAQEVAFLDDTGNLIASSYMEPRYRAPAAQWFASIPLTDAFQGRLGRAYRPGAFDGAPGSYLFASGVRNGVSVAGAVMVRVGLAEVEQAWALSKGPLVAIDAGGRIVATNRADWRGKTFSQVLASAGRLSSGARATLEAASGEEAVRVGLRDGSVQEPHVMMARRLPVLDWRIVAFSNATDARSQAMKATAIAVLVCLLLSGIGWVAIERRQLAMRRMREDRLAALRLERRVRSRTKELSAANRRLAEEVREREAAEAELRNMQADLVQAAKMATLGQMSAALSHEFNQPLAAIRSNAENARQFLERGNPERTLAGLDRIIAMVERMAEISRVLKGFSRRAGTEFRSTPLKPAIDEAVMLLSPRLKQSGATLSVRHADGPLEAMAGHVRLEQVILNLLANAIDAVGERDGGAVWLSTRAQDGCAVIEVEDNGPGVAPELLSRVFDPFFTTKDIGKGLGLGLSIAYKIVHDFSGTLSVGAGARGGALFIVRLPRADQVRDAAQ
- a CDS encoding Lrp/AsnC family transcriptional regulator, with protein sequence MIEIDGFDTRILAFLQDDAAVTNQQLGERIGLSASQVSRRRQRLEESGVLRRYRADIDPASVGFTVVAFVGVALDAHSRQNARRFKDLVRGLPEVQEAHVMTGDMDYLLKVVVRDLAALAGFINEELLPHDSVRNVRSSIAMETLKDDNLLPFPAAM
- a CDS encoding tellurite resistance TerB family protein, yielding MFDAKRLLDEFLGSGAGGGGQQGGSGRDDYLTRGQDYVRGNAGGLAGGALAGGLAGILLGTKSGRKIGKKAVTYGGMALVAGLAYKAYQGYRANQQGTQPPPRDEPIPLEAPRGTAFDPAQQPGGENAFAVTLLTAMISAAKADGHVDRAEQDRIFDKIDEAGLDSEAKAFLMDELRAPLDLDKVVAGASSPETAAEIYAASRLAIDPDHAAEKAYLQMLAARLGLEAGLVDEIEYAVREAERMEAGA
- a CDS encoding glycoside hydrolase family 15 protein, whose amino-acid sequence is MIPTPPQSLDLAIVGNCSFAGLIDRMARVVWCCLPRFDGDPVFHSLLGTRGEEGDGAFAIELEGVVRSEQAYVENTAVVVTRLFDSSGNAIEITDFAPRFHAKGRMFRPNALVRRVRVIAGHPRIRVRCRPRFAYGSREPEVTFGSNHVRFVANGLTLRLTTNAPVTYVRDETPFLIDGPLSFYLGPDESLTNHPDLLCREFEEQTTHYWRTWTRRLGLPLEYQEAVIRAAITLKLCTYEETGAIVAAVTTSIPEAANTERNWDYRYCWLRDAFFVVRALNSLSEMETMENYLRYINNIASMTNGDHVQPLYGIALEKTLTETTVDLPGYRGMGPVRVGNQAYEHFQHDVYGNIVLGASQAFFDKRLLHQPGIDDFERLEVIGERAFAMHDQPDAGLWELRTRARVHTSSSLMCWAACDRLAKIAGQFGRAERARHWHERAEQIRATILKRGWNEKVGAFVESFEGNDLDASLLLIAEVGFLPAKDPRFVATVERIGDSLKRGHHLFRYHAADDFGAPENAFNICTFWYIDALARIGRKEEAREIYEAMLACRNHVGLLSEDTTPQTGEMWGNFPQTYSMVGIINGAMRLSDGWDSLV
- the otsB gene encoding trehalose-phosphatase, producing the protein MNMPPPVSDDFALFLDFDGTLVDIAPTPDGVRTANGLVDTLAGLMTQLGGAVAIVSGRPIREIDGFLDPLTLPAAGLHGLQTRFHSEDEIEGAPVGPELAILKAALSGSGLIGRGVSIEDKGAALAVHYRIAPDCEQAVLEVMQDAISELPDLHLVHGKMVVEAKPAYRDKGWAVTTFMERAPFAGRTPVFVGDDTTDEDGIRITEAIGGFGIKVGDAESLARFRIADVEGVHRWLAGGVPSHAHPKRNRE
- a CDS encoding GMC family oxidoreductase, yielding MQDLGHWDYVIVGAGSAGCVLANRLSADPDVRVLLLEAGGKDDYIWIHIPVGYLYCMGNPRTDWGYKTAPDPGLNGRTLSYPRGRVLGGCSSINGMIYMRGQARDYDGWRQMGLTGWGWDDLLPLFRRGEDHYERSDEMHGQGGETRVEQQRLSWEILDAVQDACAEVGIPKVEDFNGGDNFGSSYFQVTQRSGVRWTAAKGFLRPAASRPNLRVLSKAQVSRLEVSEGRVTGVMLAVDGEPARARVDGEVVLSAGAIGSPQLLELSGIGDPAVLSRHGIAPLCARPAVGANLQDHLQIRTIFKVKNATTLNQLASTWFGKAKIAAEYALKRSGPMSMAPSQLGVFARSDPAFETPNIEYHVQPLSLDRFGEPLHPFPAITASVCNLRPESRGHVHITSADPRAQPEIRPNYLATEGDRKVAADSIRLTRRIMQAQALERYSPVEHLPGSAVNSDEDLARAAGDIGTTIFHPVGTCRMGADEGSVVDERLRLRGLGGLRVADASVMPAITSGNTAAPTMVIAERAADMIRADRRE
- a CDS encoding trehalose-6-phosphate synthase; this encodes MSRLVVVSNRVGPLKDTGQAGGLAVALVDTLNATGGIWFGWSGEISEEGTFGNLKTGGNKKVSLQTLDMTQADHDEFYVGFANKTLWPVLHYRLDLAVFDRRLEDGYRRVNERFASRLRPLIEPEDTIWVHDYHYLSFGAELRGMEVNNPIGFFLHIPFPAPEVLAALPNAATLARRMLAYDVVGFQSTRDAANFRRFVVEELGVPEGPDETLIADGRQVAARAFPIGIDAAGFARQATTVEARRQTHRIEKLLAGRHQIIGVDRIDYSKGLPQRFRAFERLLEDYPENRGRVSMMQVAPPSRSELYAYADIRSELEELTGNINGRFADLDWTPIRYMTRGFTRRALAGIYRASRIALITPLRDGMNLVAKEYVAAQRGEDPGVVVLSRFAGAAEGMPEAVIVNPYSAEGVAGALQTALNMPLDERRDRWQAIFDRIQENDAAAWAKSFLDTLKAFGHANS
- a CDS encoding sigma-54 dependent transcriptional regulator, with translation MDKATVLLVDDEPDLREALGEGLELAGHSVMPFAGAQGVLKHLGRDLYGVLVTDIRMPHTDGLELMRQVLDIDAALPVILITGHGDVPLAVQAMRAGAYDFIEKPFPVSRLANVIERALEKRRLVLENRILREQLADRKSLEGRLVGRSPAMERLRSLIAALADTDADVLIQGETGSGKEVVARALHEEGHRRNGPFVALNCGGLPAEIIESELFGHEKGAFTGAVRQRIGKLEHAHGGTVFLDEIESMPMDLQVKLLRVIETRSIERLGSNSVVPLDVRFLAATKDKLEQAGNEGRFRKDLFYRLNVVIVDVPPLRQRKEDIPLLFHHLAREARARYRREIPDVTPAYVSALMARDWPGNVRELRNVADRFVLGLESAAGLDGDGGAQTLAEKVAAYERALISDELARNEGTLKATYEALGLSRKALYEKIRKHGLAKDDEDPEDPNAL
- the hppD gene encoding 4-hydroxyphenylpyruvate dioxygenase, with translation MGPFPHDAPPAKITDDNPAGTDGFEFVEFAHPEPKKLDALFRRMGYVPVAKHKTRNITLYRQGDITYVLNAEPGSFGMRFVDEHGPCAPSMAWRVVDAKHAFDHAVAKGATPYEGDDKTLDVPAIVGIGGSLLYFVDTYGTGGTAYDADFEWLGERDPKPEGVGFYYLDHLTHNVFRGNMDKWWDFYRDLFNFSQIHFFDIDGRITGLVSRAITSPCGKIRIPLNESKDDTSQIEEYLKTYKGEGIQHIAVGTDDIYESTDRLAGNELKFMPGPPDTYYERSHERVQGHDEPIDRMKTHGILIDGEGVVNGGSTKILLQIFSKTVIGPIFFEFIQRKGDEGFGEGNFRALFESIEEDQIRRGVIGADAAE